A window of Haliscomenobacter hydrossis DSM 1100 contains these coding sequences:
- a CDS encoding MFS transporter — translation MATTADPTPVAMTTEEKKTIRAVILASSVGTLIEWYDFYIFGALASIISTKFFPDVNPTAAYLSVLATFAAGFVVRPFGALVFGRLGDLVGRKYTFLLTLVIMGGSTFAIGLVPGYASIGAAAPILVLLLRLLQGLALGGEYGGAATYVAEHSPAHRRGYYTSWIQTTATLGLFLALGVILATRNAMGLEQFSDWGWRIPFLISALLIGISIYIRLRMNESPLFRKIKSEGKTSTNPLKESFANRVNMKMVLLALFGATMGQGVVWYTGQFYALSFIEKTCNIEFVEARNIILIALAVTTPLFIFFGWLSDKIGRKAIMMLGMFLAIVTYRPIYQAMYRLADLSAKQEITAQTSNTVSNARVEGGNQITTVVSKVFSDGARYKETTKVIQPTNVSAPVPKPVVLKELNLSKTGFWMMILLIGIQVVYVTMVYGPIAAFLVEIFPTRIRYSSMSLPYHIGNGIFGGLTPYIATRLTTHLGDPYAGLWWPIVIAGLCLFIGMIYISNKVDQNVAD, via the coding sequence ATGGCGACTACCGCAGATCCAACACCCGTGGCAATGACCACGGAAGAAAAAAAGACCATTCGGGCAGTTATTCTGGCCTCTTCTGTGGGCACCTTGATCGAGTGGTATGATTTTTACATTTTTGGTGCGCTGGCATCGATCATTTCCACCAAATTTTTTCCTGACGTCAATCCTACTGCCGCGTACTTGTCCGTATTGGCAACTTTTGCTGCCGGTTTTGTCGTGCGTCCCTTTGGGGCCTTGGTATTTGGCCGTTTGGGCGATCTGGTTGGGCGCAAATATACCTTCCTGCTGACCCTGGTCATCATGGGCGGTTCCACTTTCGCTATTGGTTTGGTGCCCGGTTATGCCAGTATTGGTGCTGCTGCACCCATCCTGGTCTTGCTGTTAAGGCTTTTGCAAGGTTTGGCCTTGGGTGGTGAATACGGGGGGGCGGCCACCTATGTCGCCGAACATTCCCCTGCCCATCGTCGGGGCTATTACACCAGTTGGATTCAAACTACCGCCACCCTGGGGCTTTTCCTGGCCTTAGGGGTGATTTTGGCTACACGCAACGCCATGGGTTTGGAACAATTTAGCGACTGGGGCTGGAGGATTCCCTTCCTCATCTCGGCATTATTGATTGGTATTTCAATCTACATTCGCTTGCGGATGAACGAATCGCCACTGTTCCGCAAAATCAAGTCAGAAGGAAAAACTTCCACCAACCCCTTAAAAGAATCTTTTGCCAATCGGGTCAACATGAAAATGGTGCTCTTGGCACTATTTGGCGCTACGATGGGGCAGGGGGTTGTTTGGTACACGGGTCAATTTTACGCCCTCTCGTTTATTGAAAAAACCTGCAATATTGAGTTTGTCGAAGCGCGCAACATCATCCTGATAGCCCTAGCGGTTACCACGCCTTTGTTTATTTTCTTTGGCTGGTTGAGCGACAAAATTGGCCGCAAAGCCATCATGATGCTGGGGATGTTTTTGGCAATTGTCACTTATCGGCCCATATACCAGGCCATGTATCGCCTGGCAGACCTGAGCGCCAAACAAGAAATTACGGCACAAACCAGCAATACGGTCAGCAATGCAAGAGTGGAAGGTGGAAACCAAATCACCACCGTTGTTTCCAAAGTATTCAGCGATGGTGCCCGCTACAAAGAGACCACCAAAGTGATCCAGCCGACCAATGTTTCCGCCCCGGTTCCCAAACCCGTGGTGCTCAAAGAACTTAACCTGAGCAAAACGGGATTCTGGATGATGATTCTGCTGATTGGTATTCAGGTCGTGTACGTAACGATGGTGTATGGGCCTATTGCCGCGTTTTTGGTGGAAATTTTTCCTACCCGCATTCGCTACAGTTCAATGTCGCTGCCTTATCACATTGGCAACGGCATCTTTGGTGGACTGACGCCGTATATCGCTACCCGTTTGACCACCCATTTGGGCGATCCTTACGCGGGTTTGTGGTGGCCGATTGTCATCGCTGGATTGTGTCTGTTCATTGGCATGATCTATATTTCCAACAAGGTTGACCAAAATGTGGCTGACTAA
- a CDS encoding sensor histidine kinase, protein MIRKMAAVYGYTRDWLFNLGLLKKLRAERYAMELTFLQSQVDPQFLFNSLNNLCALALDEGSPKTADGIAKLGTLMRYNLQDAQAELVPLSKEINYLEKYIELQQLHTSPQTELEFNLQINKLGQYEGEKIAPMLLIPFVENAFKYGLSSIVPTRIYIGLELSNERLMLTVENDIVSMLQDRVNKGFGLETVKKRLALRYPGRHELLIREEDGVFAIQLEIDLRS, encoded by the coding sequence ATGATCAGAAAAATGGCTGCTGTCTATGGCTATACCCGTGACTGGTTGTTCAATTTGGGCTTGTTGAAAAAACTTCGCGCTGAACGTTACGCCATGGAACTGACCTTTCTCCAATCGCAAGTGGATCCTCAATTTTTATTCAACAGCCTCAACAACTTGTGCGCACTAGCCCTGGATGAAGGCAGCCCCAAAACCGCCGATGGCATTGCCAAACTGGGCACACTGATGCGCTACAACTTGCAAGATGCCCAAGCGGAGCTGGTTCCTTTGAGCAAAGAAATCAATTACCTGGAAAAATACATCGAGCTGCAGCAATTGCACACCTCACCACAAACTGAGCTCGAATTCAACCTGCAAATCAATAAGCTCGGACAATATGAAGGGGAAAAAATTGCCCCCATGCTGCTGATTCCTTTTGTCGAAAATGCATTCAAGTATGGCTTGAGCAGCATCGTGCCCACCCGCATCTACATTGGCCTTGAATTGAGTAATGAGCGGCTCATGCTTACCGTAGAGAATGACATCGTATCCATGCTGCAGGATCGAGTAAACAAAGGTTTTGGGCTTGAAACGGTCAAAAAACGGCTGGCTTTGCGCTATCCCGGGCGGCATGAGTTACTCATTCGGGAAGAAGACGGAGTGTTTGCGATTCAGCTTGAAATAGATTTGCGTTCGTAA